taaactcttttaaaaaaaaaagaaaaatttaattatagTGTAGATCCATGTGGAGCATCTGGCCAGCTGTTGGTAGAGCATAAGACCCTTGATCtaggagtcatgagttcaagtccgatgttgggcatagagattacttttttttaaagtgcagggacgcctgggtgtctcagtcagttgggtatccagctcttgatttcagttcgggTCAAGTCTCGGGtggtgggatagagccccacattgggctccacgctcagctcagagtctgcttatctctttccctcccccagcttgggCTTGCCTGTGCACACGTGTGCGCtgtctcgctctcaaataaataaaatctttttaaaaataaaatttaaattaaaaaaaatgtaaatccacAAAAAACTTCCAGAGTCAATGTCATAATAGGGCATAAGTATCAGATAAATATCTTAAGAGAGAGTGGTGAATGCATTAGGAAATGACATACGGCTATATCCCCAAGTTTTACCTAAACCAAATAGTCTTCTTGCTCCCCATCAAACCTGATTCTATGTGTTGAGcttgggagatgtttgagaaaGTGATCCTTCACACATTAGCTTTTCTCCTTATCAGTGAGCAGAGGTAACATATGGTGAAAAGGGTAGCAGATTCTAGAAATCTTTGTGTATTTGATCAGTGTGTGTACTCACCATAAAGGGGATGAAATGTATTCACTTGCTTTTCTGCTCTGACAGCACAGCTGTATGCAGACAGAGTCAGAATTTTCAAACTGTCTCCAACAGACCTATGACTCTCTGGGAAAACGGGCCAGATTCTGCAAGCACCCAAAATTGCTGAGAGGGCTGAAAATCCAGTGCTTGAGAGTCTACAGTTTTTGACACTACAGaagtaccttttttttaaagattttatttatttgggacgcctgggtggctcagttggttaagcggctgccttcggctcaggtcatgatcccagcgtcctgggatcaagtcccacatcgggctccttgcttggcagggaccctgcttctccctctgcctctgcctgccactctgtctgcctgtgctagctctcttgctctctctctctgacaaataaataaataaaatcttaaaaaaaatattaaaaaaaagattttatttatttgacagagagagacacagcaagaaaaggaacacaaacggggagtgggagagggagaagcaagttccctgctgagcagggaccgactgagccacccaggtgtccctgaaggaGTATCTTTATACTGGTAATATTCCAGAACCACTGGGCCAAATCACCCACGATTCCTCATACACCTAATGGCTTTGTTGAAATGTAATTGGCATACTATAAAATTCACCTGGTCTGAGTGGACAGTGATTTTAACTGCCACATCCTTTTAAGTCAATGCAATCAATTTAATTCATTCAATCAGTTTAATTCTTTGGGTAGGGGAAAGGTAAGAAATATGTAGTAGCACAGGATGAGGCAGTGATGGAGTTTGGTTCAAGGTTTACAAATCATCAgaaggggacacctggatggctcagtcggttaggcctctgccttaggctcgggtcatgatcccagggtcctgggattgagtcccgcatcagactccttgctcagcagggagcctgcttctctccgcctctgcctgcttgcatgctctctctctctctctctctctctctctctctctctcactctctgacaaataaataaaatcttaaaaaaaagagatcatcAGAAGGAAAATTATGAATTGGTGccacaaataaatgtataaaccATGATTTAAAGACAGTTCAAAAACCGGTCTCAAAATAACTCCTTGACAATAAGTGGACTCATAACCCTTTCCTGCAGAACCCCCTGATGCCACAAGGGTCTCAGGAGTTTGGGAATATTTGCCACCAAAGAAAAATTCCTATTTATCACTTTCTTTTAGGTGAATCTTCTCAGGAAGCTTCTGATgctcaagagagagagaaaatgaaggtGAGTATCTCCCAAATCTAAAGAACCAAAGATTCTCTCCCCCGACAGATGAGAACATCAGTAAGAGTGGGAGGATACTGAATATAGCCGGACTGTCACTGCCTCCCTTTCCTGATCTCTCCTGACAATTCCTGATGCATCAGTTGCTTAATAATGAGGGATTGTGATAGTCgatacttcttttattttcacaGTGATGTCAGATAATTCACcaactttcatttctttaatccTTCAGAAAAACCTCGATGACATTTTCTTAGTATTATTCCCAGTTAATAATgaagatattaataataataacgaATCATAAAGTTGAGGCTATTGTAGCACAGAGATTCTAAGTAATTTTTCTGAGACCACGTGGCAATGATAGTAATCTGTACatttgaaacatttctttttttaaaagcccttATTGTTCTTGCTGAACACTGTTAACGAATCACAGGACAATTAAGCCCCAACTGATACCCCAGCTCATGAGCCCTTTCATGTGTCTAAGTTCAGGGgtttccccccacacacacacacaccaagggtTCTACCCCACAGAAGCTGCTAAGGCTTCGGTTGAGACACCCACTCTCGAAAGAGGAAATACCAGCTCCCCTCTGCTCTGCGGTAGGGCCAGTCTCTCCTGGCTTGAGGCTGACCTTGGCTGTCAGCCTCTCCCTACTGTGAGCTCCTATGGGTACTTGTCTGCACCTGAGGCATCTCTGAAGCCTCCGTCCGGGccctggggccagggagggaggacCCTCTGAGGTGCCCCAAATTGTTCCTTGAGTAAGTGATTCCGCAGTTTTAGATTAAGCTCTACTTTAGAGGGAAAAGGCCCCTGGAAGTTGGATTGCCAGTGTGGAGACCTTGGAGACAGCACAAAGAAGGATCAGAAGAGAAAGTATTCATTTTCATTATCACCACATTGAAAAGTGTTTGCAAGCTTGGAAAGGACTTTCCCTTAGCTtcttctacttttcttcttccctgtttGAGAAATGAGGGAGCTGAAGGAAAGGTAGTTTAAGATTGTTGGTCAGTGACGCACACGCTGATGCAAACAGCACTGGTACAGCAGCCATCTTGCCTACGTCCCCATTAACCGTTCTTGCCAGGGCAGGACAGAAGGTCACATCTGGCGCGGCTTTCTTCGCTGTCTATATTAATTGCTGTGCAccattcctttcctctcccctgtgctcctctcccttctaCTGTTTTCCAGCAGTGTTCTGTCCCCTCTGAATTTTTACCTTTACTCTCCCAGCAGTTCTCTATCAGCTTATGCGTGATTCCCTTATATTTTATAGAAGCCCCTCCTTTCTTCCAGAGACCACGTGGAATCTTAGAATGCTACTCTTCCCCGAATCTTCGGTATACCACATACCACTTCCATGGAGTATTTTTGCTGTTTGCAAGAATATCTGAAAGGGAGGTGAAGACGAACGTTCTAGACCTGGAAACACCCTTCATTTAGGCCATTCCTTTTTGTTCTAACCTTCCTCATAATTTAGGTCCAGGTTATATAATGATCTCCCAGAGTTGTTGAGGACATTAATCAAGGTATGGATGTGAAGACACTTCGTAAGCTCTAAACCACTAGAGAAATGCCACTGATACTCTTTGTATGTGACCTTCACGTTAAAAAGGTGATGCTCGAGAAAACCATAAAGGAAGAAAGCGATTCGGAACCAATACCAATAACACCTGGCCCTGAGCAGGCTCAGAAAGAGCTGTGCCCCCCAGAAAAAGCGAGTACCTCTGGTCAACAGAGTGAGAACATACCAGGTaagggatgcctcggtggctccgtcagttaagcatctgccttctgctcaggtcgtgatcccagagtcctgggattgagtccggcatctggcttcttgctcagcggggagcctgcttctccctctgcctgcccatcccccctacttgtgcatgtgctctctcgctttctttctctctgacaaataaatacaatttaaaaaagaagaagaagaagataccAGGTAAGAGGTAGCCATGTGGGAGCAAcccctctgcctttcctgccTGTGTTCAAGTATGTGGTCTAGGCATGGGGGATGGATCCTGGACGGGCCTGGGGCCAGACCTGATGGAGGAGCTCACCCAGTTCCAGCAGAGATGTTAGAATGTGAGTGACTTCCAGAGTCACAGGTTTGAATTGTCATTGATGTAACAGCGGGTGATTCTAGGCAAGTCTTCCAAATTCTCTGAACTCCAGATTCCTTgtccataaaatggaaataaagaatcGTGGTTCACAAATTGTTCAAGGCCTTAAACCTAGAAAGCCTTACAACACGAAAGGTTGTCAGGTCATTCCATCTGTGATAACCCAGGAACATATCTCACTCACAGTTGTATCCCCAGCCCTCAGCTCAATGCCTGACGCACAATATGCCCTTAACAAACATAGGCTGAATGAAAGAAGGTCTGAATGAATGTTCTGGTAAGTAAAGAGGGTGGCAATCCAAACCAGACAATGGGAGGAGCCAGAAGCAAAAATTCCAACTGGCATTTGGTGTGTATCAGCGCGGGTCTAAGATCTCAGCCTCTCTAAGCCAGAACATGGGGAAAACAGGCTATGTCGAATGCCTGTGTGCCCTCGGGAAGGAGCAGGCATCTCCTTATCTGGGAAAACAGAGACTAACACTCCCCAGCCCATCTGGCCCCCCATTTACCAACTCTTCTCCACCATAGGACCCAGGAAATTGATGAGTAGTGTTTGGGCCTATAGACTGCGGGAAAGAAAGACCCTGATAGTGTATGAAGAAATCAGCGATCCCGAGGAAGATGACTAAGTCTGTAAGTGACCCTTCAGTCCACACTCGCACCCCTCTGCAAAATGTACTTTCTTGTTAACAGTATTGGTACCCCATCTCGTCACCTGTTTCCCCAAAACATTCCTTTCTCCTAGTCCCTTGAGGTGCTGCTTTGAGGCTAAGTGATGAGGTTCCCCCAGGCTCTctgtgctccctgctctgtgtaTCTAGGGATCCTCCCTACCTAGAATGCTATGGGCTCCCAAACCCATGATGTATCAGCCACGCCTTCCTCTAGCCTAGAAACTCCGAGGACAGGTAAAGGAGTCACTGTGGCCTGAGCACAAGGTTCTGTTGGAGAAGCAGTGGGAGGTGCTTGTAGACCATGAGACAGGACAGAAtctgagtgctcggggtcctgcAGGCCCGGAGGAAGAGTTTGGTATGGATCTATCAGGCGATCGGAGCTCACTGCCACTCACgttccttctctttccttgccTCAACCTCAGGGATGTGACAAGTGCCCATGATAAGGAGCAGAACCTGGTGGCCTTTCACGAACATGGGCACGGCTGTGAACTCCTAGCCATCAGGTGTATAGCAAGTAAAAGAGTTCACAATAGTGAAAAGTTAAGCACGATTtttcttactatgtgccagatattcTGTTTGATAATAGAGCTCTGTTAATAAGCAAGACATCTACTCAATGCATATTTCTTTCTGTGTATCCATGCACTTACTTTAGAAAACAAAGTATTGGGGTATTGTCTGCCCAGAACAACACAACCCTCCTCCCCTGATGTGATTGCTGGAGGGCAGCTCTGGGTGTTTGGTTCCACGTGTTTTTCTCTGCATTTACACGCACGTGCGGTACCACTCTAAGTATCTCCCACCTGCTTTTTCCCACTGGCAGTGTTGGGACAAGTCCTGGACAAGCACCCCTCATTTTGTTGCTGTCCAGCAGGTGCCCCATGCTGCAAAACCCCCTTTCTTCATTTGTGTTGCCTCAGTTGttgataattaataaaaatttacaagTTTCTCTTGGTTGTTTGCTCATCTTGTTCTTGGGCACAGAGCCCTGTACGTATGCGTGAGTGTTTCTTTAGCACACGGCCTCAGAAGCGGAACTGTCGTGTCAGcgggttcattcattcaacaaacacctaCTGAGCACGTCCTGTGTACCgagcactgttctaggtgctggaaaAACATCAGGGAACAAGACAGACAAATGTCCCAGCCCATGTGGAGCTGGTATTCTAAcggatttttcagttttcattttgatggACATCATACACCCCAGATCCAGGGCGGGTGCTGGTTGGACACCATGGCCTTTGATGTCTGTGAAATCTCCAGGGTCAGGGGCTGGGATGGTCCATTTGGAAGTCCgtgagctggggcgcctgggtgtctcagtgggttaagtatctgccttcagctcaggtcatgagcccagggtcctgggattgagtcttgcatcaggctccccgctcggtggggaacctacttctccctctccctctgctgctctccctgcttgtgctctcctgctctctctccttgtcaaataaataaataaaatcttaaaaaaatatataagtctGTGAAAGGAGACAGAGCTAAAACCATCTGCTAGGGAATGTGGAAGGATACAGAAGGAGTGGCCCACTGGGGACCATATCGTGGGCAGGAATGGAAGTGTCCACTAGTCAtgaggaaggaaagcagcagATGGAAAAATGCACGGGACAGAGGTATGAAATTTCCCCTCAAGGGTCTCATGACCAAAGgtttgggggctggggtggggatgaAGACTCACAAATGGAATAGTCTTCTGTTCACACCATTGCAGACCACAGCATCAACTCTTGGAAAGGAAAGAGGGGGGTCTGTTTGGGAACAAACCATTGTGTGTGCTGGGAGACATTAAGGCTGTCAACAAAGGTCACCAAGGTGGCTTGTACAGGACTGTCAAATACCAGCCCCAGCTGGAAACGGTTGATGCTGCCCATCACCTCAGCCTCCCAGCAACCACCCAGTCTTGGCAGGTCTCCGCTCTCCTGTTGAAGCCTCCATCTCCCCTACCTCTGCCTCTGTTCCACTTCCAGACCCGCCCCCTTGTCCCAGTAGATTTGGATCAAAGGCAGGGAGAAACCATAAACCCACAGATGACTGGGTCCTGGAGGAGAAGGACAGGAATCGAGGCTCTCCTCGGGCTCTGATGGGTCATCATGACTCCAGGTTGAGGCCACATCTCCTGGGCCAGAACTGAGTCTGCTCTCTTCCATGGGCACCCCGTGACAGCTGCAGGGTTGCAGGCTTGCTCTCCTCACATCAGCCCTGGGACCGGGTCTCCTAAAGCCCTGGGGGTTGGTGGACCCAGAGAACTTTGCCCTGGGAGACTGAGAAAGACTGCAAAGAATCACCATTGTTTGGAGCTCTAGATCTGGGAGTTGGTGTGGGCCATGATGAGGAATAAGGCACTGCCAGGGCTGTAGACAGATGTGGACACACACATGAACTCTCTCTGACCAGCATGTACCCCACGGCACAGCCTTCTACAGCAGAGTCAGCTCCTGGGGAATGTGTAGCAAGAGGATCCTTATTTACCTGCTTCTCTGAGAATATTATGTTGTCGCTTGAGGTCCCGCCTCTGGATGGGACAGGTCCCAAATCTAAGACTCTGCACCCCAGTCCAGCAACACCATCGACAGGAATGAGGGAGGTCTGGTTTATGGGGTGTTCACAGTCCACCTTCTGTAATAACCCCAGAAAGTGCGATTAATATTCATCTTGTGTTTCATAGATGttatagatgatgatagatatagatagagagagagagagagagagattatagatgaaacagagacacagacagatgTCAGACTTACTGCCAGAGTTCCTGCACCTTGCGTGTGTGGGAAGGAATGGGTTTGGAACTCACTGCGACTTCagagacattaaggaggacaggtGTGTACTGGAGTGTGAACTTGA
This region of Meles meles chromosome X, mMelMel3.1 paternal haplotype, whole genome shotgun sequence genomic DNA includes:
- the LOC123934357 gene encoding protein SSXA1-like, with product MNKGSSFAKNSKEDTQKSEKKCKAFKDISKYFSKEEWAKLAYSDKITYVYMKRNYDTMTGLGLRATLPAFMCPRKRAKKSNGHDSDDDQNKNQGESSQEASDAQEREKMKVMLEKTIKEESDSEPIPITPGPEQAQKELCPPEKASTSGQQSENIPGPRKLMSSVWAYRLRERKTLIVYEEISDPEEDD